The sequence below is a genomic window from Microbacterium abyssi.
CGGCGACGAGCCGGACAAGGCGATCGCCGAGAGCCTCGAGAAGCTCGGCATCGAGCAGGTCGACCTGTACCTCGTGCACTGGCCGACGCCCGCGAAGGACAACTACGTGCACGCGTTCGCGAAGCTCATCGAGCTGCGCGAGCAGGGGCTGACGCGCAGCATCGGCGTCTCGAACTTCCTCGTGGAGCACCTCGACCGCGTGGTCAAGGAGACCGGCGTCACCCCCGCTGTCGACCAGATCGAGCTGCACCCCGCGTACCAGCAGCGCGAGGTCACCGCGTGGGCCGCCGATCACGACGTCCGGATCGAGGCGTGGGGCCCGCTCGGCCAGGGCAAGTACGACCTGTTCGGCACCCCGGCCGTCGCCGACGCCGCCGCGACGCACGGCAAGACGCCGGCGCAGATCGTGCTGGGCTGGCACCTGCAGAAGGGCAACATCGTGTTCCCGAAGTCGGTGCGCATCGAGCGCCTGCGCGAGAACCTCGATGTCTTCGACTTCACCCTCAGCGACGCCGAGATCACGGCGATCGACGGCCTGGACCCGCTGGACGGCTCCGGCCGGGTGGGCTCGCATCCGAACGAATTCAACTGAGACGTCCTTCTCTGAGACGCTGCATTGCGTTCGATGACGCCCTGTGTCGCTGCGTGCGACGCAGGGCGTCGTCGTCGCTAGCGTCGCCTGTATGACAGCTCCGTACCGCATCGTCGCCGTGTCCGGCTCGCTCCACGAGCCCAGCAAGACGACCGCACTGATCCGCGCGATCGCGGATGCCGTCGCCGAGCGTGCCGACGCCGAGGTGCGGCTCATCGAACTCACGGCGATCGGGCCCTCGCTCGCCGGCGCGCTGCGCCGCGAGGAGCTTCCCGCTCAGGTGGAGGAACAGCTCGTCGCGATCGAGCAGGCCGACCTGCTGATCGTCGGCAGCCCGGTCTATCGTGCCTCGTTCACCGGACTGTTCAAGCACCTGTTCGACTTCGTCGGGCAGTACGAGCTCGTCGGCAAGCCGGTGCTGCTCGCGGCGACCGGCGGAGGCGAACGGCACGCGCTGATGATCGAGCATCAGCTGCGCCCGCTGTTCGCGTTCTTCCAGGCGCTGACGCTCCCCGTCGGCGTCTACGCCAGCAACACCGACTTCGGCGGATATCGCGTGAACTCGGAGGTGCTGGAGGCGCGCATCGCCCTGGCCGCCGATCGTGCGCTGCCCTTGATGGGCTACGCCGCATCGCGTGCGGTGGAGGCCCTCGTCTGACGATCTCGGCGTAGCGTGTGGGGCATGACCAATCGCCTCGCCGACACGCTCAGCCCGTATCTGCGCGCGCACGCCGACAATCCCGTCGACTGGTGGCCGTGGGGAGCGGACGCTTTCGCCGAGGCGCAGCGCCGCGAGGTGCCGCTGCTCATCTCGATCGGTTACTCGACGTGCCACTGGTGTCACGTGATGGCGAGGGAGTCGTTCTCCTCGCCTGAGATCGCCGCGCTCATCAACGCGAACTTCGTCGCGATCAAGGTCGATCGCGAGGAGCATCCGGATGTCGACGGCGCGTACATGGCGGCGGCATCCGCGTTCACCCAGAATCTCGGCTGGCCGCTGACGGCTTTCACGACGCCGCAGGGGCGTACGTTCTATGCCGGTACGTACTGGCCGCCGGAGGCTCGGGGGCAGATGCCGGGCTTCCGAGACGTGCTCGCCGCCGTGCAGGAGGCCTGGACGATGCGCCGCGAGCAGGCGATCGAATCGGCGGATGCCGTCGCCGCAGCGCTCGCGCAGGCCGCGCTGGTCGCGCCGTCCGATCTGCCCTCGGCGTCCGCGCTCGTCGCGGCCGCCGAGGCTTCCGCCGCGCGTGAGGACAGGATGTTCGGCGGTTTCGGCGGAGCGCCGAAGTTCCCGGTCGCGACGACACTGAGCTTCCTGCAGCAACCGCTGGTGCGCCGCGAGACGCCGGATGCCGCGGCCGCCGCCGACCGCGCGCTCGCCGCGATGGCGGCATCCGACCTGCGCGACGAAGACGGTGGCTTCTTCCGGTACGCGACCCAGCGCGACTGGACCGTGCCGCACTACGAGCGGATGCTGACCGACAACGCGCAGCTGCTCGATGTCGCGGTGCGCGCAGGAGACGAGGCGACGGCACGGGGGATCGCGGACTTTCTGCTCGACGTGCTTCGGCGCGACGGTGGCGGCTTCGGCGCCGCGCAGGACTCTGAGTCGATGATCGACGGAGCGCGCAGCGAGGGCGGCTATTACCTGCGCCCCGTGGCCGACCGCTCTGATCTCGAGCCGCCCGCGGTCGACGGCAAGGTCATCACGGGCTGGAACGGTCTTGCGATCGCCGCTCTCGCGCGGGCCGGTGCGGCCTTAGGGGAGAGAGTGTGGGTGGATGCCGCGGTCGAGGCCGCGGCGTACGTCTCGACTGTGAATCGCTCGGTGGAGGGACGGCTGGTGCGCTCGTCGCTCGACGGATTCGCCTCAGCCGCAGTGGCGACGCTCGCCGACCTGGCGCTGTTCGCCGAGGGGCTGTTCGCTCTCGCCGCGGCCACGGGCGAGGCCGAATGGGCGGTGCAGGCCCGCGACATCCTCGACGAGGCGCTCACCTCAGGCGCAGAGCCTGACCCGGTGCTGGCGGGGCAGGGTGTGGCATCTGCGCCGGATGAGACGGACGGCGATCTGCCGTCCGGTGTCGCCGCGCTCGCCGGCGCGGCGCTCACGGCGTGGCGGCTCGGCGCGGGGGAGCAGTACCGCGAGGTCGCCGAAGCGCAGGTGCAGGCGGTTGCGGCATCCGCTCTGCAGCACCCGTTCGGGCACGGATCCCTGCTCGGGATCGCGGCTAGCCTCGTCGAGCCGCCGCGCCAGGTCGTCGCGGTGACCGCTGATCGTACGGGTGCTCTCGCGGCGGCATCCCGGCGTCTGGATGCCGATGTCATCGCCGTCGTGACGCCCGCCCAGGCGCACGCGTTCGAGGATGCCGGGTTCGAGCTGTTCGCGGGGAAGTCCGCTGCGGCAGAGCTGGCGTACGACTGCCGGGCGTTCGTGTGCCGGCTTCCTGTCGCGGATGCTGCCGAGCTGACCCGCGGGCGCTGAGGGCCCGCGGGTCCCTCAGCGCCCGCCATGCTGTATGGGTTCGGTCGGTCATCCACGCCTTAGAACCGACGCAATCGATACAGCATCGTCGGTCGGCCGGTACTACACCCAGGTCGGCAACCAGTTGTGGATCAGCCAGAACTCGTACGGCACGCTCATTCCGGTCCACACGGGATAGAAGAACGCCGAGACGAGCACGACGGCGACGAGGAACACCATGACGGTGCGCTCTCCCGCCTGTCGTCGGTACAGAGGGTCCTCCCGACGCCCCGCGATCTCACGCAACACGAGCACCAGCGCCAGGACGAGGAACGGCACCATCACCACCGTGTAGAACTGGAAGATCGTGCGCTCCGGGTACAGCAGCCACGGCACGTACGTGACCGCGAGGCCGACGAGCGGAAGACCGTACGTCCACGGCATCGGCCGCCGCTGGATGAGCCCGCGCACGAGCCGGTACAGCAGGTAGATCGCGGCGGCGACGCCGGCGTACCAGATCAGCGGATTGGGCACGGTGGAGATCACCGACATGCAGTGGTCGGTGCCGCAGCTCTGGTCGTCGCCGACCCACACGGCGGTCGGGCGGATGAGGAACGGCCACTGCCACGCCGGGCTCGCATACGCATGCCCCGAGCTGAGGCCGACGTGGAATCCGTAGATCGACTCGTGATACTTCCACAGCGCGATGAGCGGGTTGCCGTCCGACTGCCGGTCGTAGCCGCCTGCGGTCACCAGCCAGCCGGTCCAGGAGACGAGATAGGTGACGAAGGCCACCGGTACCAGCAGCAGGAACGAGACCACGCCCTGCCTGGCGACGGCGTCCATCGGCCAGTACGCGACGCCCGCCCGCCGACGGGCGAGCGCGTCGGTGACCACGAGGTAGATGCCGAACCCCGCCAGCGCGTACAGTCCCGACCACTTCACGGCGGTCGCCGCGCCGAGCGCGACACCGGCCGCGATGAGCCACGGGCGACGCCAGACGATGCGCCCCCACAGGTGTTCCCGGTCGCCGTCGGGGGCATGTTCCACCAGCGGAATCGAGCGCCGTCGGTCCAGGAGGATGAAGAGGAACCCCAGCAGGATGAAGAACGTGAGGATGCCGTCGAGCAGCCCGACCCTGCTCATCACGATGCTCAGCCCGTCGATGGCGAGCAGCAGGCCCGCGACGCTCGCCGCGACGATCGACCGGGTGAGCTCCTTCGCGACGAAGTAGACCAGCAGCACGGTCGCCGTGCCGATCAGCGCGACGGCCAGCCGCCACGCCGCGCTGTTGCCGACGCCGAACGCACCCATGCCGAGCGCGATCAGCCACTTGCCGAGCGGCGGGTGCACGACGAAACTGCCGGCATCGCTCAGCGCACTCGTGTCGCCGGTCACGAACGCCTCGTTCGCGCCGTCGCCCCAGGTGCCCTCGTAGCCGAGGACCCACAGCGACCAGGCGTCCTTGACGTAATACGTCTCATCGAACGCCAGCGTCTGCGGGTGCGCCAGATTGGCCAGTCGCAATACGGCGGCGAGCGCCGTGATCACCAGCGGCGCGAGCCAGCGGATGACGCGACTCCACTCCGCGTCCAGCAGCAGCCGGTCGCGCAGCCGTCCCCATACCGTCAGACGCTCCTCGGGCGGCGGGAGCAGAGGCGCGGGCGCAGACACGGCATAAGCCTAAGCTGAACGGGTGATCATCCTCGCGGCGACCCCGATCGGAAACCTCGGCGACGCGTCCCGACGTCTGGTCGAAGTGCTCGAGAACGCCGCGCTCGTCGCTGCCGAGGACACCCGCACGACGCAGCGGCTGCTGCAGGCGCTGAAGATCGAGAACCGGCCGCGGCTGATCGCCCTGCACGACCACAACGAGAAGCACAAGGCCGCGGAACTCGCCGCGCTCGCCGTCGACGAGGACATCGTCGTCGTCAGCGATGCCGGGATGCCGGCGGTCAGCGACCCCGGATACGGGCTGGTCGCCGCGGCTGTCGAGCTGGGCGTGACGGTGACCGCCATCCCCGGTCCCAGCGCCGTGATCATGGCGCTGGCGATCTCGGGCCTGCCCACCGACCGGTTCACGTTCGAGGGCTTCCTGCCGCGCAAGCCGGGGGAGCGGCGCTCAACCCTCCGTGCTGTGGCCGCCGAACCGCGCACCATGATCTTCTTCGAGTCCCCCTCACGACTCGCCTCGACGCTCGCCGACATGGGCGGGGTCTTCGGCGATGATCGCCGCATCGCGGTGTGCCGTGAACTGACGAAGTTCTACGAAGAGGTGCGGCGCGGCACGGCATCCGAGCTCGTCGAGTGGGCAGAGTCCGGTGTCAAGGGCGAGATCGTCATCGTCGTCGAGGGCGCACCTCCCGTCGCGGCATCCGCCGAGGATGCCGGCGCCCAGGTGCAGGCGCTGGTCGAGAGTGGCATGCGCCTGAAGGAGGCCTGCGCCGAAGTCGCCGCGGCCACCGGCCTCAGTTCCCGCGACCTCTACCAGCAGGCCCTCGCGTCCCGCGCACGATGAGCGACGCGTCGATCGCCACGGCTTACGACGCGCGCGCCGCCGCGTACATCGAGGTCGCGGGAAGCATCGAGCAGATGGATGCCGCGGACCGCAATCTGATTGCGCAGTGGCGCGAAACGACGACAGCCACACTGCTGGATGCCGGGTGCGGACCCGGCCTGTGGACGGACTTCCTCCACGACGGTCACCGAGACGTGGTCGGCCTCGACATCTCCGAGGAGTTCCTGGCGAGTGCGCGCCGCACCTACCCGCATCTGAGGTTCGAGGCCGGCAGCTTCCGCACGCTTCCCGTCGCAGACGCCTCGCTCGGCGGCATCCTCGCCTGGTACTCGCTGATACACACGCCTCCCGCCGAGATCCCGGCGGTGCTGCGGGAGTTCGCGCGCGCTCTGAAGCCCGACGGCTCGCTGCTCATCGGCTTCTTCGACGGCCCGCCCCGCGAACCCTTCGCCCACGCGGTGACTGAGGCGTACTTCTGGTCGATCGAAGCCCTTTCCCATTTGTTGGAAACCGCAGGCTTCACCATCGTCTCGACGCAGCGCCGCTCCCGCGCCGCCGCCGAAGTCAGCACCCGCCCCCACGCCGCAGCGACAGCGATCAAACGCGACATGTGAGGGCGCAGGGATGCCGCATGAGCGAGCATCGGGGTGCCCGCGCAGCGGGCGGGGTCCCCGCTCTGCGAGCGAGGCGGCATCCCGGAGCCCGGGGCGTTACGGCATCCGACCACCGGCGAGTAACACGCCCGGCATCCCGCCTAGAATCGAGAGCATGCCCGCAGGCGATTCCTTCTACATCACCACGCCCATCTACTACCCCTCCGATGTGCCCCACATCGGCCACGGATACACGTCGGTGGCGGTCGACACGCTCGCGCGCTGGCACCGCCAGGCGGGCGATGACACCTGGATGCTGACCGGAACCGACGAGCACGGCCAGAAGATGCTCCGCGCCGCCGCGGCGAACGACGTGACCCCGCAGCAGTGGGTCGACAAGCTCGTCTCCGAGAGCTGGTTCCCGCTGCTGGAGACCCTCGATGTCGCGAACGACGACTTCATCCGCACCACGCAGGAGCGCCACGAGAAGAACGTGCAGGTGTTCTTCCAGCGGCTCTACGACGCCGGCTACATCTACGCCGGCGAGTACGAAGCGCTGTACTGTGTGGGCTGTGAGGAGTTCAAGCCCGAGTCCGAGATCGTCGACGGCACCGGCCCCTTCGAGGGACTGAAGGTCTGCGCGATCCACTCCAAGCCGCTCGAGCTGCTGCAGGAGAAGAACTACTTCTTCAAGTTGAGCGAGTTCCAGGACCGCCTGCTCGAGCTGTACAAGAACGAACCCGACTTCGTCCGCCCGCACTCCGCCCGTAACGAGGTCGTCTCGTTCGTGAGCCAGGGACTGAAGGACCTCTCCATCTCGCGCTCGACCTTCGACTGGGGCATCCCGCTGCCGTGGGACGAGTCGCACGTCATCTACGTCTGGGTCGACGCCCTGCTGAACTACGCCACCGCCGTCGGGTACGGATCCGATGAGGAGACGTTCGCCCGCCGCTGGCCCGCGTACCACGTCGTCGGAAAGGACATCCTCCGCTTCCACGCCGTGATCTGGCCCGCGCTGCTGATGGCCGCCGGCGTCGAGGTGCCCAAGGGCGTCTTCGCGCACGGCTGGCTGCTCGTCGGCGGCGAGAAGATGTCGAAATCGAAGCTCACCGGCATCGCTCCGACCGAGATCACCGATGTGTTCGGCTCGGACGCGTACCGGTTCTACTTCCTGTCCGCGATCGCATTCGGACAGGACGGCTCGTTCTCCTGGGAGGACCTGTCGGCCCGCTACCAGGCCGAGCTCGCGAACGGTTTCGGCAACCTCGCCTCGCGCACCGTCGCGATGATCGAGAAGTACTTCGAGGGCGTCGTCCCCGAGCCCGCCGCGTACACCGAGCAGGATCTCGCGATCCAGAAGATCGTGGCGGATGCCGCCACCGCAGCGGATGCCGCGATCGAGAGCTTCCGCATCGACGAGGCGATCTCGTCGATCTGGACCATCGTCGACGCACTGAACGGCTACATCACCGAGAACGAGCCGTGGGCCCTGGCACGCGATGAGGAGCAGCGCGGACGCCTCGGCACCGTGCTCTACACCTGCGCGGAGGGGCTGCGCGCACTGTCTGTGCTGCTGTCACCCGTGATGCCGCAGTCGACCGGCAAGCTGTGGTCAGCGCTCGGAGCCGCAGAGGCCCTCGGCAGCCTGCAGGAGCAGCCGCTCCGCGAGGCCGGCGCCTGGGGCGCCCTCCGCCCCGGAACGAACGTGACGCCCCTCGCCCCCCTCTTCCCGCGCGTCGAGTCCCAGCCCTGACTCCTCTTCGCGAGACTTCACCAGTGTCCTCGAAACAGCCTGATCCCGTGACATACGTGAAGTCTCGCGGTGCGGACGGGAGGAAAGACCTGAGGTATCCGCCCCCGCCGGAAGCGTTGACGGTGCCGGTGTACGACAACCACGCGCACCTCGAGATCACGGACGGCGACGATCCGCTCTCGCTCACCGAGCAACTCGATCGCGCTGAGGCGGTCGGCATCCTGGGTGTCGTGCAGGCGTCCGGCGACATCGAGTCGTCCCGCTGGGCGGTGGATGCCGCGGCATCCGACCCCCGTGTTCTCGCGGCCGTCGCGATCCACCCGAACGACGCCCCCGTCTACGCCGACGCGGGGAAGCTCGACCACGCCATCCGCGTGATCGACGAGCTCGCCGCGCACCCGCGAGTGCGCGCGATCGGTGAGACCGGCCTGGACTTCTTCCGCACCGGACCCGACGGCCATGCCGCACAGTTCGAATCCTTCGAGGCGCATATCGCGCTCGCCAAGAAGCACGGCATCGCGATGCAGATCCACGACCGCGACGCGCACGACGCGGTGCTGGAGACGCTCGCCAGGGTCGGCGCGCCCGAGAGGACCGTCTTCCACTGCTTCTCCGGCGACGACGCGATGGCGCGCACCTGCGCCGACGCCGGCTACCACCTGTCCTTCGCAGGGAACATCACGTTCAAGAACGCGCAGAACCTGCGCGATGCACTGAAGGTCACGCCGCTCGACCGGATCCTCGTCGAGACGGATGCTCCGTTCCTCACGCCCGTGCCGCTTCGCGGCCGCCCGAACGCGCCGTACCTCGTGCCCCTGACCGTGCGATTCATGGCCGCGGAGCTCGATCTGCCCGTCGACGAGCTCGCAGCGCAGATCGCCGAGAACACGGTCCGCGTCTACGGCGCGTTCGCCGACTGACCGGTCACTCGGCGGCCTCCGGCTCGTCGACCACGACCGGTGCGTTCACGATATGCGAGATCGGCTTCCACACCAGCAGCAGCGTGACGGCCGCGCCCGCGAAGGCGAACCACCACGGCGCCGTGAGTCCCCACACCTGTGCGATCACTCCGCCGAGTGCCTGACCGATCACCATGCCGCCGAAGACGCCGACCATGTTCACGGACCCGACCCGTCCCTGCAGGGCATGGGGCACCAGGCGCTGCCGCACGGTGGTGGAGATCGTGCCCCACACGAACGCATAACTGCCGAACACGAACATGATCACCAGCGCCACCCAACCGGCAGTGGTGAGGGCGAACGCCAGATGCATGAGCACTTCGAGGCTCAGCGCCACCCGCATCAGCGTCGCGAACGACACGTGCCGCTCCAGCCACCCGAAGCTCAGCGTCGCGAGGATCCCCCCTGCGGCCGACGCGGTCGTCAGCATGCCGTAACCCACCGGGCCCATGTTCAGGTGTTCGATCGCATACAGCACGAGCACGCCCCAGGGCGCGGCCCAGGTGACGTTGAAGACGAGGATGATCAGGATCAGCGTGCGCACCGGCGGGTTGCGCCACATCCATCGGACGCCCTCGGCGATATCGGTGTGCACAGGGGTTCGCGCTTCGGTCTCACGCGGTGGAACCGGCGTCGAGGCCATTCGCGCGATCAGGACGACGGCGAACCCGATGCAGACGACCTCGACGAGGAACGGCCAGGGTGCACCGGCGGCGAACAGGAAGGCGCCGATGGGCGGGCCGGCGAACTGATTGGCCACGAGGTAGCCGGCCTGCAGACGGGCGTTCCCGATTCCGAGATCGGCGGGCCCTACGAGCATCGGCAGCAGAGTGCTGGCGGAGGTGTCGACGAAGACCTCTGCCGTGCCGTACAGGAACGCCACGGTCAGGACGACCCAGATGTTCGCCGTGCCTGTGACGATGAATACGCACAGAGCCGCCAGCACGATCATCCGGGCGGCGTTGGCGAACATCACCAGCCGGCGCCGGTCGAACCGGTCGGCGATCGCGCCGGCATGCAGCCCGAAGACCAGCCACGGGAGGAACTGGAGCACCGCGCCGGCCGCCACCAGGATGGGGGACGACGTCAGCGACGCGATCAGCAGGGGAGCGGCGGCCAGGGCGATGCCGTCGCCGACGTTGCTCGTCCACGACGACGCCAGCAGCCAGCGGAAATCGCGCCCCATGCGACGGGGTGCGACGAGCTCGCCGAGTGTGGGCACCCGTTCACATTAGTGTGCATGGGGGACAATGGCAGGATGACCGTCACACTGCTCGGCGCCACCGAGATCCGTCGCCTCGCCGCCGAGCTCGACGTCACCCCGACCAAGAAGCTCGGCCAGAACTTCGTCGTCGACGCGAACACCGTTCGCAAGATCGTGCACGTCGGCAGGGTGCAGGCGGGGGAGCGCGTCGTCGAGGTCGGGCCGGGCCTGGGCTCCCTGACCCTCGCCATCCTTGAGGCCGGGGCCTCCGTCACAGCGGTCGAGATCGATCACCGTCTCGCCGCCCGCCTGCCTGAGACCGCTGCCGCACACGGCGTTCCGGGCGGCGCCCTCACGGTCGTCGACGCCGACGCGCTGCGGGTCACGGAGCTCACCGGCAACCCGAACGTGCTCGTCGCCAACCTGCCCTACAACGTGTCGGTGCCGGTGCTGCTGCACTTCATGGAGACCTTCCCGAACCTGCAGCGCGGCGTCGTCATGGTGCAGGCGGAGGTCGGCGAGCGCCTCGCGGCCCCTCCCGGCAGCAAGGTCTACGGCGCGCCGAGCGTCAAAGCCGCCTGGTACGGACCGTGGCGTCTGGCGGGCCACGTCTCCCGGCAGGTGTTCTGGCCGGTCCCGAACGTCGACAGCGTCCTGGTCGCTTTCGAGCGCGATGCGCAGCCGCGAGGCGATGAGGACCTGCGCCGCGCAACGTTCCGCATCGTGGATGCCGCTTTCCAGCAGCGCCGCAAGATGCTCCGGCAGGCGCTGGCAGCCGTCCTCGGCGGCACGGCAGCCGAGGCATCCGCTCTTCTCGAGCGTGCCGGCGTCGCACCGACGGCCCGCGGCGAGGAGCTCACGGTCGACGATTTCGTGAGAATCGCGCAGACGCTTCAGGGCTAACCTGGAGACGTGACTGAATCGCCGCGCTTCCGCTCCGATGTTCCTGAGATCCACCGCCCCTATGTGGCGAAGGACGACCGCTATCAGCAGTTCGAGTACCGGCAGGTCGGCACTTCGGGCCTGTTCCTCCCGCCGATCTCGCTGGGACTGTGGTGGAACTTCGGCGACAACATCCCGCTCGACAATCAGCGCGCCCTCCTGCGTCACGCATTCGACCGCGGCATCACCCACTTCGACCTGGCCAACAATTACGGCCCGCCCTATGGCTCCGCCGAGAAGAACTTCGGCCGCATCTTCAACGAGGACTTCCGGCCCTACCGCGATGAGCTGATCATCTCGTCCAAGGCCGGCTGGGACATGTGGCCCGGCCCCTATGGCGACTTCGGCAGCCGTAAGTACCTCCTCTCCAGCGCCGAGCGGTCGCTTCAGAGCATGAACCTCGACTACGTCGACATCTTCTACTCCCACCGCGTCGACCCGGTGACCCCGATCGAGGAGACCGTCGGGGCTCTCGACACCCTGGTGCGTCAGGGCAAGGCGCTCTACGTGGGCATCTCCTCGTACAGCGCCGAGCGCACAGTCAAGGCGGTCGAGGTCGCCCGGGAGCTCGGCACCCCGCTCGTCATCCACCAGCCGTCGTACTCGATCCTGAACCGCTGGACAGAGGCCGAGCTCAACGACACCCTGCGCACCGAGGGCCTCGGCGCCATCGCGTTCACGCCGCTCGCCCAGGGGCTGCTCACCGACAAGTACCTCGCCGACGGCACCGCGCAGCGCGCGCAGAAGCGCGGATCGATCTCCGAGAAGCCGCTCTCGGCCGAGGGGCTGGCGATCCTGCGCGGCCTCGACGAGATCGCGACCGAGCGCGGCCAGTCGCTCGCGCAGATGGCCCTGCAGTGGACGCTGCGCGACCCCGTGGTCGTCTCGGCCCTGATCGGCGCCTCGCGGCCGGAGCAGCTCGACGAGAACATCGCCGCCGTCGGCGGGCCGGCGTTCTCAGCCGATCAGCTCGCGCGCATCGACGCGCTCTCGAACGGCATCGACGTCGACCTGTGGGCCTCCTCGTCCACGCTGTGAGCCGACCATGAGCCTCGCCGCCTTCCCCGAATCCGTGCACGTGCGCGCGCCGGGGAAGATCAACGTCTACCTGGGCGTCGGTGGCCGCCATGACGACGGCTATCACGCCCTGGCGACGGTGTTCCAGGCCGTGTCGCTCTACGAGGACGTCATCGCGACAGAGGCGGCCGACTTCACCCTGAGCGTGTCGGGCATCGATAACCCCGAGGCCGTGCCCCTCGACGACCGGAACCTCGCGATGCGCGCGGCGAAGATGCTCGCCTCCGCCACCGGGTACGATGGCGGTGTTCACCTCGAGCTGCGCAAGAGCGTGCCGGTGGCCGGCGGCATGGGCGGGGGATCGGCGGATGCCGCCGCGGCCCTGGTCGCGTGCGACGCCCTGTGGGGCACCGGGCTGTCGCCGCACGACCTGCACGAGCTCGCGGCCCGGCTCGGCGCCGACGTCCCATTCGCCCTG
It includes:
- the mgrA gene encoding L-glyceraldehyde 3-phosphate reductase; translated protein: MTESPRFRSDVPEIHRPYVAKDDRYQQFEYRQVGTSGLFLPPISLGLWWNFGDNIPLDNQRALLRHAFDRGITHFDLANNYGPPYGSAEKNFGRIFNEDFRPYRDELIISSKAGWDMWPGPYGDFGSRKYLLSSAERSLQSMNLDYVDIFYSHRVDPVTPIEETVGALDTLVRQGKALYVGISSYSAERTVKAVEVARELGTPLVIHQPSYSILNRWTEAELNDTLRTEGLGAIAFTPLAQGLLTDKYLADGTAQRAQKRGSISEKPLSAEGLAILRGLDEIATERGQSLAQMALQWTLRDPVVVSALIGASRPEQLDENIAAVGGPAFSADQLARIDALSNGIDVDLWASSSTL
- a CDS encoding MFS transporter; this translates as MGRDFRWLLASSWTSNVGDGIALAAAPLLIASLTSSPILVAAGAVLQFLPWLVFGLHAGAIADRFDRRRLVMFANAARMIVLAALCVFIVTGTANIWVVLTVAFLYGTAEVFVDTSASTLLPMLVGPADLGIGNARLQAGYLVANQFAGPPIGAFLFAAGAPWPFLVEVVCIGFAVVLIARMASTPVPPRETEARTPVHTDIAEGVRWMWRNPPVRTLILIILVFNVTWAAPWGVLVLYAIEHLNMGPVGYGMLTTASAAGGILATLSFGWLERHVSFATLMRVALSLEVLMHLAFALTTAGWVALVIMFVFGSYAFVWGTISTTVRQRLVPHALQGRVGSVNMVGVFGGMVIGQALGGVIAQVWGLTAPWWFAFAGAAVTLLLVWKPISHIVNAPVVVDEPEAAE
- the rsmA gene encoding 16S rRNA (adenine(1518)-N(6)/adenine(1519)-N(6))-dimethyltransferase RsmA, giving the protein MTVTLLGATEIRRLAAELDVTPTKKLGQNFVVDANTVRKIVHVGRVQAGERVVEVGPGLGSLTLAILEAGASVTAVEIDHRLAARLPETAAAHGVPGGALTVVDADALRVTELTGNPNVLVANLPYNVSVPVLLHFMETFPNLQRGVVMVQAEVGERLAAPPGSKVYGAPSVKAAWYGPWRLAGHVSRQVFWPVPNVDSVLVAFERDAQPRGDEDLRRATFRIVDAAFQQRRKMLRQALAAVLGGTAAEASALLERAGVAPTARGEELTVDDFVRIAQTLQG